The Rhea pennata isolate bPtePen1 chromosome 9, bPtePen1.pri, whole genome shotgun sequence genome has a segment encoding these proteins:
- the SKIL gene encoding ski-like protein isoform X2 — translation MTEMHVSNKVRVVINKLPTIKKENLDEYDETPVEADGENAKANSTSISEPLSLNPGLKHTLAQFHLSSQSSLGGPAAFSARYSQESMSPTVFLPLPSPQIVSGPLLIPPDSSTELTQTILEGESISCFKVGGEKRLCLPQVLNSVLRDFSLQQINTVCDELYIYCSRCTSDQLHILKVLGILPFNAPSCGLITLTDAQRLCNALLRPRTFPQNGSFLPAKNTLAQLKESGSAFEVEHECLGKCQGLFAPQFYLQPDDPCIQCLECYGMFSPQTFVMHSHRSPDKRTCHWGFESAKWHCYLHINQKYLGTSEERELKHLLEEMKEKFSEKNQKRSRSKMDSQQSLELSQWYPVIKQEAETATQPPSFVHPSYYLYMCDKVVAPNVSLASQYKEVAKPAVRSEVIKSSPGQSEKQLSNGKHKKGASYPELSLEEQEKMDLKTGVEQHKRLDPPVSTNSLKVGKSERISSKITRDSSRGEVRNRVRTLSPTLMKDISCEDDKGKIMEEVMKTYIKQQEKLNTILRRKQQLQMEVEMLNNSRAMRELTEEQQNLQKELECLQTEHAQRMEEFYFEQRDLEKKLDQVMKQKCTCDSNLEKDREAEYAAQLAELRQRLDHAEADRQELQDELRQEREAREKLEVMIKELKLQILKSSKNGKGK, via the exons ATGACAGAAATGCATGTAAGTAACAAAGTACGAGttgtaataaataaattgccaacaataaagaaggaaaacttgGATGAATATGATGAAACTCCTGTGGAGGCTGATGGGGAAAACGCCAAGGCAAACAGTACTTCGATATCTGAGCCTTTGAGTTTAAATCCAGGTTTGAAGCACACGCTGGCACAGTTCCACTTAAGCAGCCAGAGTTCACTGGGTGGACCAGCAGCATTTTCAGCTCGTTATTCCCAGGAAAGTATGTCACCCACTGTCTTTTTGCCTCTTCCATCACCACAAATAGTTTCTGGTCCACTGCTCATTCCTCCAGACAGCTCCACAGAACTCACTCAGACTATATTAGAGGGAGAAtctatttcttgttttaaagttggaggagaaaaaagactttGCCTGCCTCAAGTTTTGAATTCGGTTCTCCGAGACTTTTCGTTGCAACAGATTAATACAGTGTGTGATGAACTGTATATATACTGCTCAAGGTGCACGTCCGACCAGCTTCACATTCTGAAGGTTTTGGGAATTCTTCCATTTAATGCTCCGTCCTGTGGGCTAATTACACTGACCGATGCTCAGAGACTATGCAATGCTTTATTACGCCCTCGCACTTTTCCTCAAAATGGCAGCTTTCTCCCTGCTAAGAACACGTTGGCCCAGCTGAAAGAGTCTGGCAGTGCCTTTGAAGTAGAGCACGAATGCTTGGGCAAATGCCAGGGTCTGTTTGCCCCTCAGTTCTACCTGCAGCCGGATGATCCGTGCATCCAGTGTTTGGAGTGCTATGGAATGTTCTCACCACAGACGTTCGTGATGCATTCACATAGATCCCCTGATAAAAGGACCTGCCACTGGGGTTTTGAATCAGCCAAATGGCACTGCTACCTTCATATTAACCAAAAATACCTGGGAACATCGGAGGAGAGGGAACTGAAGCATCTCTTGgaggaaatgaaggagaaattcagcgagaaaaatcaaaaaagatcTCGGTCCAAA ATGGATTCACAACAGAGCCTAGAATTGTCACAGTGGTATCCAGTTATAAAGCAAGAAGCAGAAACTGCTACTCAACCACCCTCCTTTGTCCACCCCAG TTACTACCTTTATATGTGTGATAAAGTGGTTGCCCCAAATGTGTCTCTTGCCTCACAATATAAAGAAGTTGCAAAACCAGCAGTCAGATCAGAAGTAATTAAATCCTCACCTGGACAGTCAGAGAAACAGCTCAGTAATGGGAAGCACAAAAAAGGTGCTTCCTATCCAGAGCTGTCTcttgaagaacaggaaaaaatggacTTGAAAACTGGTGTGGAACAGCATAAACGTTTGG ATCCACCTGTATCAACTAATTCCTTAAAAGTTGGCAAATCTGAACgtatttcttccaaaattacTAGAGACTCTAGCCGTGGTGAAGTACGTAATCGTGTACGAACCTTGTCTCCAACTCTCATGAAGGACATCAGTTGTGAGGATGACAAGGGAAAGATAATGGAAGAAGTAATGAAAACCTACattaaacagcaagaaaaactaAATACCATTTTGCGGAGGAAACAACAGCTTCAAATG GAGGTAGAGATGTTAAACAACTCTAGAGCAATGAGGGAACTtactgaagagcagcagaattTACAAAAAGAACTTGAATGTTTGCAGACTGAGCATGCTCAAAGAATGgaggaattttattttgagcAGAGAGATCTGGAGAAGAAACTGGACCAAGTGATGAAACAAAAGTGTACCTGTGACTCCAATttagaaaaagacagagaagctgAATATGCAGCGCAG CTAGCAGAATTGAGACAGAGATTGGATCATGCAGAGGCAGATAGACAAGAGCTTCAAGATGAACTGAGACAAGAACGAGAGGCAAGAGAAAAGTTAGAGGTGATGATAAAGGAATTGAAGCTACAGATCTTGAAATcttcaaaaaatggaaaaggaaaatag
- the SKIL gene encoding ski-like protein isoform X1 → MESPQTNFHLGLGSDQKRSGIQEDGSPPVKRVMTEMHVSNKVRVVINKLPTIKKENLDEYDETPVEADGENAKANSTSISEPLSLNPGLKHTLAQFHLSSQSSLGGPAAFSARYSQESMSPTVFLPLPSPQIVSGPLLIPPDSSTELTQTILEGESISCFKVGGEKRLCLPQVLNSVLRDFSLQQINTVCDELYIYCSRCTSDQLHILKVLGILPFNAPSCGLITLTDAQRLCNALLRPRTFPQNGSFLPAKNTLAQLKESGSAFEVEHECLGKCQGLFAPQFYLQPDDPCIQCLECYGMFSPQTFVMHSHRSPDKRTCHWGFESAKWHCYLHINQKYLGTSEERELKHLLEEMKEKFSEKNQKRSRSKMDSQQSLELSQWYPVIKQEAETATQPPSFVHPSYYLYMCDKVVAPNVSLASQYKEVAKPAVRSEVIKSSPGQSEKQLSNGKHKKGASYPELSLEEQEKMDLKTGVEQHKRLDPPVSTNSLKVGKSERISSKITRDSSRGEVRNRVRTLSPTLMKDISCEDDKGKIMEEVMKTYIKQQEKLNTILRRKQQLQMEVEMLNNSRAMRELTEEQQNLQKELECLQTEHAQRMEEFYFEQRDLEKKLDQVMKQKCTCDSNLEKDREAEYAAQLAELRQRLDHAEADRQELQDELRQEREAREKLEVMIKELKLQILKSSKNGKGK, encoded by the exons ATGGAAAGCCCACAAACAAACTTCCATCTAGGTCTAGGTTCAGACCAAAAAAGGAGTGGGATCCAAGAGGATGGGAGTCCTCCAGTAAAAAGAGTAATGACAGAAATGCATGTAAGTAACAAAGTACGAGttgtaataaataaattgccaacaataaagaaggaaaacttgGATGAATATGATGAAACTCCTGTGGAGGCTGATGGGGAAAACGCCAAGGCAAACAGTACTTCGATATCTGAGCCTTTGAGTTTAAATCCAGGTTTGAAGCACACGCTGGCACAGTTCCACTTAAGCAGCCAGAGTTCACTGGGTGGACCAGCAGCATTTTCAGCTCGTTATTCCCAGGAAAGTATGTCACCCACTGTCTTTTTGCCTCTTCCATCACCACAAATAGTTTCTGGTCCACTGCTCATTCCTCCAGACAGCTCCACAGAACTCACTCAGACTATATTAGAGGGAGAAtctatttcttgttttaaagttggaggagaaaaaagactttGCCTGCCTCAAGTTTTGAATTCGGTTCTCCGAGACTTTTCGTTGCAACAGATTAATACAGTGTGTGATGAACTGTATATATACTGCTCAAGGTGCACGTCCGACCAGCTTCACATTCTGAAGGTTTTGGGAATTCTTCCATTTAATGCTCCGTCCTGTGGGCTAATTACACTGACCGATGCTCAGAGACTATGCAATGCTTTATTACGCCCTCGCACTTTTCCTCAAAATGGCAGCTTTCTCCCTGCTAAGAACACGTTGGCCCAGCTGAAAGAGTCTGGCAGTGCCTTTGAAGTAGAGCACGAATGCTTGGGCAAATGCCAGGGTCTGTTTGCCCCTCAGTTCTACCTGCAGCCGGATGATCCGTGCATCCAGTGTTTGGAGTGCTATGGAATGTTCTCACCACAGACGTTCGTGATGCATTCACATAGATCCCCTGATAAAAGGACCTGCCACTGGGGTTTTGAATCAGCCAAATGGCACTGCTACCTTCATATTAACCAAAAATACCTGGGAACATCGGAGGAGAGGGAACTGAAGCATCTCTTGgaggaaatgaaggagaaattcagcgagaaaaatcaaaaaagatcTCGGTCCAAA ATGGATTCACAACAGAGCCTAGAATTGTCACAGTGGTATCCAGTTATAAAGCAAGAAGCAGAAACTGCTACTCAACCACCCTCCTTTGTCCACCCCAG TTACTACCTTTATATGTGTGATAAAGTGGTTGCCCCAAATGTGTCTCTTGCCTCACAATATAAAGAAGTTGCAAAACCAGCAGTCAGATCAGAAGTAATTAAATCCTCACCTGGACAGTCAGAGAAACAGCTCAGTAATGGGAAGCACAAAAAAGGTGCTTCCTATCCAGAGCTGTCTcttgaagaacaggaaaaaatggacTTGAAAACTGGTGTGGAACAGCATAAACGTTTGG ATCCACCTGTATCAACTAATTCCTTAAAAGTTGGCAAATCTGAACgtatttcttccaaaattacTAGAGACTCTAGCCGTGGTGAAGTACGTAATCGTGTACGAACCTTGTCTCCAACTCTCATGAAGGACATCAGTTGTGAGGATGACAAGGGAAAGATAATGGAAGAAGTAATGAAAACCTACattaaacagcaagaaaaactaAATACCATTTTGCGGAGGAAACAACAGCTTCAAATG GAGGTAGAGATGTTAAACAACTCTAGAGCAATGAGGGAACTtactgaagagcagcagaattTACAAAAAGAACTTGAATGTTTGCAGACTGAGCATGCTCAAAGAATGgaggaattttattttgagcAGAGAGATCTGGAGAAGAAACTGGACCAAGTGATGAAACAAAAGTGTACCTGTGACTCCAATttagaaaaagacagagaagctgAATATGCAGCGCAG CTAGCAGAATTGAGACAGAGATTGGATCATGCAGAGGCAGATAGACAAGAGCTTCAAGATGAACTGAGACAAGAACGAGAGGCAAGAGAAAAGTTAGAGGTGATGATAAAGGAATTGAAGCTACAGATCTTGAAATcttcaaaaaatggaaaaggaaaatag